The Virgibacillus dokdonensis genome includes a window with the following:
- a CDS encoding DNA topoisomerase III: protein MSKIVVLAEKPSVGRDIARVLQCNKKGNGFMEGSKYIVTWALGHLVTLADPEAYDAKYKTWKLEDLPMLPKELKLTVIKKTGKQFQAVKTQLHRKDVHEIVIATDAGREGELVARWVLEKANVKKPVKRLWISSVTDKAIKDGFKQLKPGKQFENLYASAVARSEADWYVGLNATRALTTKFNAQLSTGRVQTPTLAMVASREKEIKTFQPKTYYGIEAKTNKEFSLLWQDEKNNKRLFSKQTAEKIIQKITNEALQIVHVEKNYKKKSAPQLYDLTELQRDANRMFQFSGKQTLSIMQKLYEQHKVLTYPRTDSRVISTDIVFTLKDRVKACGVDAYARHANKILRKDLKLPKSVVNNAKVTDHHAIIPTEQSVMLSDLDDKERKIYDLVVKRFLAVLSDPHEYEQTTIIAEAKGEKFVARGKMVKKQGWKELYQRNFSDDIEEDEQQLPTIEKGQQLHPVRYTLTQGETKPPERFTEGTLLQAMENPVRYMNTYDTKVAHTLKDTGGIGTVATRADIIEKLFHNMYMELKGKYIYLTSTGKQLLELVPEDLRSPALTAEWEQKLSQIAEGKAKKEQFISEIKGYTKQVVRQIKSSQEKFKHDNMTGTKCPDCGKLMLEISNKKGRMLVCQDRSCGHRKNIAKQTNARCPNCHKRLELRGEGEGQIFTCKCGHREKLSTFQTRKEREKKHNVSRKEVNKYLKKQDDDGFANNALAEQLAKLKLKK from the coding sequence ATGAGTAAAATAGTAGTATTAGCAGAAAAGCCTTCTGTAGGACGGGACATTGCCCGTGTATTGCAATGCAATAAAAAAGGAAATGGTTTTATGGAAGGTTCAAAATATATCGTCACATGGGCGCTAGGGCATCTTGTGACGTTAGCAGATCCTGAGGCTTATGATGCAAAATATAAAACATGGAAATTAGAAGACCTTCCGATGCTGCCGAAAGAATTAAAATTGACGGTAATTAAAAAAACAGGGAAGCAATTCCAAGCTGTAAAAACACAACTTCATCGAAAAGATGTTCATGAAATTGTTATTGCTACAGATGCTGGAAGAGAAGGAGAGTTAGTAGCTCGCTGGGTGTTGGAAAAAGCAAATGTGAAAAAACCTGTTAAGCGCCTATGGATTTCTTCTGTAACGGATAAAGCAATTAAAGATGGATTTAAACAGTTAAAACCGGGGAAACAATTCGAAAATCTATATGCTTCAGCCGTCGCAAGATCTGAAGCGGATTGGTATGTTGGTCTTAACGCTACAAGAGCTTTAACAACAAAATTTAATGCCCAACTATCCACTGGTCGTGTGCAAACACCAACCTTAGCGATGGTAGCCTCAAGAGAAAAGGAAATAAAAACGTTTCAACCGAAAACATACTATGGAATAGAAGCAAAAACGAACAAAGAGTTTTCGCTTCTTTGGCAAGATGAAAAAAATAATAAACGACTTTTCTCTAAACAAACAGCTGAAAAAATAATTCAGAAAATAACCAATGAAGCGCTACAAATTGTGCATGTTGAGAAAAATTATAAGAAAAAATCTGCACCACAATTGTATGATTTAACAGAATTACAACGTGATGCTAACCGAATGTTTCAATTTTCTGGTAAGCAAACTTTGTCTATTATGCAAAAACTATACGAACAGCATAAAGTATTGACCTATCCTAGAACAGATTCACGTGTGATTTCAACAGATATCGTTTTTACATTAAAAGATCGCGTAAAAGCGTGTGGCGTAGATGCTTACGCTCGTCATGCTAACAAGATTTTGCGTAAAGATTTAAAATTACCAAAATCAGTTGTAAATAATGCGAAGGTAACAGATCACCATGCGATTATTCCTACCGAACAATCTGTTATGCTTTCGGATCTTGATGATAAAGAACGAAAAATTTATGATTTAGTTGTAAAGCGGTTTTTGGCAGTTTTATCAGATCCTCATGAATATGAACAAACGACAATTATCGCTGAAGCAAAGGGTGAAAAGTTTGTTGCACGAGGGAAAATGGTTAAGAAACAAGGCTGGAAGGAATTATATCAGCGCAACTTCTCGGATGATATAGAAGAAGATGAACAACAATTACCGACTATAGAAAAGGGACAGCAACTTCACCCTGTTCGTTATACGTTAACACAAGGAGAGACGAAACCACCAGAACGATTCACAGAAGGTACATTATTACAAGCAATGGAAAACCCTGTTCGTTACATGAATACGTATGATACAAAGGTAGCCCATACGTTAAAAGATACGGGTGGGATTGGTACGGTCGCCACACGCGCAGATATTATTGAAAAATTATTTCATAACATGTACATGGAGTTGAAAGGAAAGTATATCTATTTAACTTCAACTGGCAAACAACTGCTTGAATTAGTACCAGAAGATTTACGTTCCCCGGCATTGACAGCCGAATGGGAGCAAAAGCTTAGTCAAATTGCAGAAGGAAAAGCGAAGAAAGAGCAGTTTATTTCTGAAATTAAAGGCTACACAAAACAAGTTGTTCGGCAAATTAAATCCAGTCAGGAAAAATTCAAACATGACAATATGACGGGAACAAAATGTCCAGATTGTGGAAAACTCATGCTGGAAATATCCAATAAAAAAGGGAGAATGTTAGTCTGTCAAGATCGCTCATGTGGACATAGAAAGAATATTGCCAAGCAGACAAACGCTCGTTGCCCTAACTGCCATAAACGTCTGGAACTTCGTGGAGAAGGAGAAGGGCAAATTTTCACTTGTAAATGTGGGCATAGAGAAAAATTATCTACTTTCCAGACAAGAAAAGAACGAGAGAAAAAGCATAATGTTTCGAGAAAAGAAGTTAATAAATACTTGAAAAAGCAGGATGATGATGGATTTGCTAATAATGCATTAGCAGAACAGCTGGCAAAACTAAAGTTGAAGAAATAA
- a CDS encoding tubby C-terminal domain-like protein: protein MKTYHLQAPIYFSAKKSIPITIDQEEVGYIRKTTANTLEKDRVFTYTSYDEEKYYVLGIKKNGWKRLVLTEYQLQTNSKKYHFKDKLGSNILYFCVMGEVENHQILIEENWAGDLEIKFNHNKVAKIKVASLSLKTTFQFEDTVEENSPLFALTILMYFMFKIYKDENNWIEGLLE, encoded by the coding sequence ATGAAAACCTACCATTTACAAGCTCCTATTTATTTTTCAGCAAAAAAATCCATACCTATAACCATTGATCAAGAAGAGGTCGGATACATTCGCAAAACAACTGCTAATACACTTGAAAAAGATCGTGTTTTTACCTATACAAGCTATGATGAGGAAAAATATTATGTTCTTGGAATAAAGAAAAATGGTTGGAAACGCCTCGTATTAACCGAGTATCAGCTACAAACTAATTCTAAAAAGTATCATTTCAAAGATAAATTAGGGAGTAACATACTTTATTTTTGTGTTATGGGGGAGGTAGAAAATCATCAAATTCTAATCGAGGAAAATTGGGCTGGAGATTTAGAAATAAAGTTTAATCATAATAAAGTTGCCAAGATTAAAGTTGCATCCCTTAGCTTGAAAACAACCTTTCAGTTTGAGGACACTGTGGAAGAAAATAGTCCTTTATTCGCACTCACCATTCTTATGTATTTCATGTTCAAAATATATAAAGATGAAAATAATTGGATAGAAGGACTACTTGAATGA
- a CDS encoding S1-like domain-containing RNA-binding protein: MHHLTGTIQNLLVERRIDTGYVLSHKQNEVLLHHQETNKELTPGEEIEVFLYTDKKGKVVASTQLPHIQMDSYGWATVKEVIPNLGVFLDIGTTKEILVSKDDLPLYENVWPQIDDCLYVTLGRDKKGRLLAFPATESVILQDIESAPEELWNTPISGTVYFTSKEGSAIITSEHYRGFIHYTERKQEPRLGELVTGRVIEVKTDGTLNISLRPKKKESMEEDAKQILDHLQANNGSIPFDDKSDPEDIRATFHISKAAFKRALGRLMKEHKVEQHNGYTYLVQKKV; the protein is encoded by the coding sequence ATGCATCATTTAACTGGAACTATTCAGAACTTGCTAGTTGAAAGAAGGATTGATACTGGTTATGTATTAAGCCACAAACAGAATGAGGTTTTATTACATCATCAAGAAACAAATAAGGAATTAACGCCTGGGGAAGAAATAGAAGTATTTTTATATACAGATAAGAAAGGGAAGGTTGTAGCTTCTACACAACTTCCTCACATACAAATGGATAGCTATGGATGGGCGACTGTCAAAGAAGTAATACCTAATCTTGGCGTATTCTTGGATATTGGAACAACGAAAGAAATACTTGTTTCTAAAGATGACCTCCCTCTATACGAAAACGTATGGCCACAAATCGATGATTGCTTATATGTAACGTTGGGACGAGATAAAAAAGGAAGGTTACTTGCTTTTCCTGCTACAGAATCCGTAATTTTACAAGACATAGAATCTGCTCCAGAAGAATTATGGAATACTCCTATCTCTGGTACAGTGTATTTCACTAGCAAAGAAGGTTCGGCAATAATTACATCTGAACATTACCGAGGTTTCATTCATTACACCGAACGCAAGCAAGAACCTCGATTAGGAGAGCTTGTCACAGGAAGAGTAATTGAAGTAAAGACCGATGGAACGTTAAATATCTCCCTTCGTCCAAAGAAAAAAGAAAGCATGGAGGAAGATGCAAAACAAATTTTAGACCATCTTCAAGCAAATAATGGCTCTATTCCATTTGATGACAAAAGTGACCCAGAAGATATACGAGCTACTTTTCACATTAGTAAGGCAGCTTTTAAACGGGCACTCGGTAGGCTAATGAAGGAACACAAAGTCGAACAACATAATGGCTACACTTATTTGGTCCAAAAAAAAGTATAG
- a CDS encoding M20 metallopeptidase family protein, with protein sequence MKKSNIAYEVKKIEKEVEFIRRYFHQYPELSNEEIGTSAFIQEKLRQFEIPFETGYATHGVLGIIHGKSSGKTVALRADMDALPIQELVDHAYRSTYKNKMHACGHDAHMAMLLGAGYVLQQLRHEFNGTVLLVFQPAEEDAPEGGAQRLMDEGIFSEYVPDVIYGQHVWPDLPVGQIGVRNKEMMGASDKFEITLTGVGGHASMPHQTTDVMVTLGHVITSLQTIVSRSLDPLEASVVTISKITGGEAANIIPNQVKAEGSIRTYEPFIRARLKERFFTITKQIAEAFEVKVDITYQDGYPATINIPKWASLARETANELNLDTPEINPSLAGEDFSRFLESYPGAFIWLGTQLDETNKQASLHDARFQINERALPIGTSFLAQLAIDTLHAFEKET encoded by the coding sequence ATGAAAAAATCGAATATAGCTTATGAGGTGAAAAAGATAGAGAAAGAAGTGGAATTCATACGTAGATATTTCCATCAATATCCGGAGTTAAGCAACGAAGAAATTGGAACTTCAGCTTTTATTCAAGAAAAATTACGGCAGTTTGAAATCCCTTTTGAAACCGGATACGCAACACATGGTGTATTAGGTATTATTCATGGTAAGTCATCAGGAAAAACCGTGGCGCTTCGTGCTGATATGGATGCATTGCCTATTCAGGAATTAGTCGACCACGCTTACCGTTCAACATACAAAAATAAAATGCATGCTTGTGGTCATGATGCGCATATGGCTATGTTGTTAGGAGCGGGTTATGTGTTGCAACAATTACGTCATGAATTTAATGGAACGGTATTGCTCGTATTTCAGCCCGCTGAAGAAGATGCGCCAGAAGGAGGAGCCCAGCGATTAATGGATGAGGGTATTTTCTCTGAATATGTTCCAGATGTAATTTACGGTCAACATGTATGGCCGGATTTGCCTGTTGGGCAAATTGGTGTAAGAAATAAAGAAATGATGGGCGCTTCGGATAAATTTGAAATCACGCTTACTGGGGTTGGCGGGCATGCAAGCATGCCTCATCAAACCACGGACGTGATGGTAACTTTAGGCCATGTTATCACCAGTTTGCAAACCATTGTTAGTAGAAGTCTAGATCCTTTGGAGGCATCCGTTGTAACGATAAGCAAAATAACGGGAGGCGAGGCAGCGAATATTATTCCAAATCAAGTAAAAGCGGAAGGTTCTATTCGTACCTATGAGCCTTTTATACGAGCTCGCCTGAAGGAACGTTTTTTCACTATTACGAAACAAATTGCAGAAGCTTTTGAAGTGAAAGTAGATATTACGTATCAAGATGGTTATCCTGCTACGATTAATATACCAAAATGGGCCAGTCTAGCAAGGGAAACAGCTAACGAATTAAATCTAGATACACCAGAAATAAATCCGTCTTTAGCTGGTGAAGATTTTAGTCGCTTTTTAGAAAGTTATCCTGGTGCATTTATTTGGTTAGGTACTCAATTAGACGAAACTAATAAACAAGCTTCCCTACATGATGCGCGCTTTCAAATAAATGAACGTGCTTTACCTATCGGAACATCCTTTTTAGCGCAGTTAGCGATAGATACGTTGCATGCTTTTGAAAAAGAAACATAA
- the phnE gene encoding phosphonate ABC transporter, permease protein PhnE — protein sequence MKRIRLIAIVAIVSAIYIWAFVGLPKLEWKDTSVEVVSAIVSGLFQPDWGYVYDPDGEDLLRGLLDTLAIALLGTFIAGILCIPFAFLASKNVIKSKATVGTSKFMLSFIRVFPDIVLALLFIKAVGPGAFAGVLALGIGAVGMLGKLISESMDHVDLSAKEALISSGANPVKTFIFAIVPQVLPNFFSFILYRFEVNVRAAAVLGVIGAGGIGTPLIFALSVRDWERVGIILLGIILMVTVIDMISGKLRARFI from the coding sequence ATGAAGCGAATTCGTTTGATTGCAATTGTTGCCATCGTTTCAGCTATATACATCTGGGCTTTTGTTGGTCTACCGAAATTAGAATGGAAGGATACATCTGTTGAAGTGGTTTCTGCTATTGTTTCTGGTCTGTTTCAACCTGATTGGGGTTATGTGTATGACCCCGATGGAGAGGATTTACTTCGTGGGTTGTTAGATACACTAGCTATTGCTTTGCTAGGAACATTTATTGCTGGTATTCTTTGTATTCCATTTGCTTTTTTAGCTTCAAAAAATGTTATTAAGTCTAAGGCTACTGTTGGAACAAGTAAGTTTATGTTAAGTTTTATTCGTGTGTTCCCTGATATTGTACTTGCCTTATTATTTATTAAAGCAGTAGGACCAGGAGCCTTTGCAGGTGTTCTAGCTTTAGGTATTGGTGCTGTTGGTATGTTAGGAAAGCTAATTTCAGAAAGTATGGATCATGTAGATTTAAGTGCCAAAGAAGCATTAATATCCTCTGGAGCAAATCCAGTAAAGACCTTTATTTTTGCCATTGTACCACAAGTATTACCAAACTTTTTCTCGTTCATATTGTATCGCTTTGAAGTAAATGTACGTGCCGCGGCAGTTTTAGGTGTCATTGGCGCTGGAGGAATAGGAACACCGCTTATTTTCGCTTTAAGTGTTAGAGATTGGGAAAGAGTAGGGATTATTTTGTTAGGGATTATTTTGATGGTAACGGTAATTGATATGATTTCAGGAAAATTAAGAGCACGTTTCATTTAA
- a CDS encoding indolepyruvate ferredoxin oxidoreductase subunit alpha — MAFVILDPCRGEKSGECVSVCPVDCIEEGPDQFYIDPDICIDCGACKAVCPVDAIEEEYDLTADQEVFLEKAEEFFANK; from the coding sequence ATGGCTTTTGTTATTTTAGATCCTTGCCGAGGCGAGAAGTCAGGGGAATGTGTTAGCGTTTGCCCTGTTGATTGTATAGAAGAAGGTCCTGATCAATTTTATATTGATCCAGATATTTGCATTGATTGTGGCGCTTGTAAAGCAGTATGCCCTGTAGATGCCATTGAAGAAGAATACGATCTAACTGCTGATCAAGAAGTCTTTCTAGAAAAAGCAGAAGAATTTTTTGCGAATAAATGA
- a CDS encoding HAD family hydrolase — protein sequence MTYKTLFLDIDGTILTPNHTYTACTKDAIKQVQQQGILVFICTGRPLHEVKELGEELGVEGYIGYNGAYAIYENHILVNKPMDKQILEQFLALAKQNHHELVCYTKDKNYYTSLSHPVIKNFVDVFQLRNNQLLTTDVHEQILGSSIINVLPSQVQAYEELDTDIHLSEVTVNNISNCYDIIRQQVNKGEAIKSVLQHLDIEPRQAIAFGDGMNDKEMLQVVGEGFAMENSNPELFAYAKYRTTSVEESGIYNGLKQLQLVR from the coding sequence ATGACATACAAAACGCTATTCTTGGACATTGATGGAACTATTTTAACCCCAAACCATACTTACACTGCCTGTACAAAAGACGCAATTAAACAAGTACAGCAACAAGGTATACTCGTCTTTATTTGTACGGGAAGACCTTTACATGAAGTAAAAGAATTAGGTGAAGAATTGGGAGTAGAAGGGTACATAGGCTACAATGGAGCTTATGCAATTTATGAAAACCACATACTTGTTAATAAACCAATGGATAAACAAATATTAGAACAGTTTTTAGCTTTAGCAAAGCAAAATCACCATGAATTAGTTTGTTATACAAAAGATAAAAACTATTACACTTCACTGTCACATCCTGTCATCAAGAATTTTGTAGACGTTTTTCAACTTAGAAACAACCAACTTTTAACTACAGATGTACACGAACAAATCCTAGGTTCCTCTATAATTAATGTTTTACCAAGTCAAGTACAGGCTTATGAAGAATTAGATACAGACATCCACTTGTCAGAAGTAACCGTAAATAATATATCAAATTGCTATGATATCATTCGTCAACAAGTTAATAAGGGAGAAGCGATAAAAAGCGTGCTGCAGCATTTAGATATAGAGCCACGTCAAGCAATCGCTTTTGGTGATGGAATGAACGATAAGGAAATGTTACAAGTCGTAGGGGAAGGGTTCGCGATGGAAAACAGTAACCCTGAGCTATTTGCTTATGCCAAGTACAGAACTACTTCTGTAGAAGAATCAGGTATATACAACGGGCTTAAACAACTGCAACTTGTGCGATAG
- the phnC gene encoding phosphonate ABC transporter ATP-binding protein, translated as MIELRNVSKVYSNGTKGLDDIDLQIKEGEFVVIVGLSGAGKSTLLRSINRLHEISEGEITVNGNSISEAKGNELYRIRRDIGMIFQNFNLVRRSSVMRNVLSGRVGYHSTLKMILGLFSKQDKELAMNALNRVNIAEKAYIRADQLSGGQQQRVSIARALAQEAKVILADEPVASLDPITTKQVMDDLLRINQELNITMVVNLHSVDLARKYASRIIGLNKGKIVFDGKANEATEEVFATIYGNHELVAEQIGVAK; from the coding sequence TTGATAGAATTAAGAAATGTTTCTAAAGTATATTCCAATGGTACAAAAGGATTAGATGATATTGATTTACAAATTAAGGAGGGGGAATTTGTCGTTATAGTAGGGTTATCTGGTGCAGGGAAATCTACGCTCCTCCGTTCCATTAATCGTCTGCATGAAATAAGTGAAGGAGAAATAACAGTTAACGGAAATTCGATTTCTGAAGCAAAAGGAAACGAATTGTATCGAATTCGACGAGACATTGGGATGATCTTTCAAAACTTTAACCTCGTACGTCGATCCAGCGTCATGAGAAATGTTTTATCTGGGCGAGTCGGTTATCATTCGACATTAAAAATGATACTAGGTTTATTCTCTAAGCAAGATAAAGAACTTGCTATGAATGCATTAAACCGTGTAAATATAGCAGAAAAAGCCTATATTCGTGCGGATCAACTATCTGGAGGACAGCAGCAAAGGGTTTCCATTGCTCGTGCGTTAGCGCAAGAGGCTAAAGTTATTTTAGCGGATGAACCAGTAGCTTCTTTAGATCCAATTACAACGAAGCAAGTAATGGATGACTTGCTGCGAATTAATCAAGAATTAAATATTACAATGGTAGTTAATTTGCATTCTGTTGATCTGGCTAGAAAATATGCTAGTCGAATTATTGGTTTAAATAAAGGGAAAATAGTATTTGATGGAAAAGCTAATGAAGCAACAGAAGAAGTTTTTGCAACTATTTATGGAAACCATGAATTAGTGGCAGAACAGATAGGAGTTGCAAAATGA
- a CDS encoding SDR family oxidoreductase: MDMQLQHKTVLVTAGSKGLGNAIATEFAKEGATVFISSRNEENLKRAVKEIKEATANPNVEYYVCNMKDADAIKQMILSIVEREGKVDVLINNAGGPPAGSFLEMDDESWYHAFELNLLSFVRTIREVVPHMKQHGGGKIVNIASSSIKQALDNLVLSNTMRPGIVGLSKTLAQELSEDNILINTVGPGSVKTDRVLDLNKKKADKLQTSPEDIMAKAEQNIPMKRYGKPEEFAKAIVFLASGANTYITGQALIVDGGLVKAL, encoded by the coding sequence ATGGATATGCAATTACAACACAAAACCGTGCTAGTTACTGCTGGAAGTAAAGGGTTAGGAAATGCGATTGCTACAGAGTTTGCAAAAGAAGGAGCAACTGTGTTTATTAGTAGCCGAAATGAAGAAAACTTAAAGAGGGCTGTAAAAGAAATAAAAGAAGCTACGGCTAATCCAAACGTGGAATACTACGTATGCAATATGAAAGATGCGGATGCAATTAAGCAAATGATTCTCTCTATTGTAGAAAGAGAAGGGAAGGTAGATGTTCTCATTAATAATGCTGGAGGTCCGCCAGCAGGAAGTTTTCTCGAAATGGATGATGAAAGCTGGTATCATGCATTTGAATTAAATTTACTTAGTTTTGTAAGAACGATTCGTGAAGTAGTTCCGCATATGAAACAGCATGGAGGTGGGAAGATTGTCAATATCGCTTCCTCTTCTATTAAGCAAGCACTTGACAATCTAGTTTTATCTAATACAATGCGACCAGGTATAGTTGGTCTTTCCAAAACGTTAGCTCAAGAACTAAGTGAAGACAATATATTAATTAATACGGTGGGTCCAGGTTCTGTGAAAACAGATCGGGTTCTTGATTTAAACAAGAAAAAAGCAGATAAATTGCAAACATCGCCAGAAGATATCATGGCTAAAGCTGAACAAAATATTCCCATGAAGCGCTATGGTAAGCCAGAGGAATTTGCCAAAGCAATTGTATTTTTAGCTTCCGGAGCAAATACGTATATTACAGGTCAAGCTTTAATCGTAGATGGCGGGCTTGTAAAAGCATTGTAG
- the ytaF gene encoding sporulation membrane protein YtaF yields the protein MLFYTGLILLVIAVSLDSFSAGVVYGMRNIRVPFNALFIIMVCSGVIVFVSMTIGSMFLTVLTPDIASMLGGSILIVLGCFAFINCLRSKSDTSNQNQKRKQNILTTVLSTPDKADLDRSGIISPSEAVLLGFALALDAFGAGIGASMLGYAPILTALLIACMSGAFLYLGLTAGRILTKNRHMQRLTFLPPLLLITLGITNLVH from the coding sequence ATGCTATTTTATACAGGGTTAATTCTATTAGTAATTGCGGTAAGTTTAGACAGCTTTAGTGCAGGAGTTGTTTATGGTATGCGTAACATTCGTGTCCCTTTTAATGCTCTTTTCATTATTATGGTATGCTCTGGAGTTATCGTATTTGTATCTATGACTATTGGTAGTATGTTTCTTACTGTCCTTACACCAGATATTGCAAGTATGCTCGGAGGAAGTATCTTAATTGTACTAGGTTGCTTTGCTTTTATTAACTGTTTACGTTCAAAATCGGACACGTCGAATCAAAACCAGAAGCGGAAACAAAATATTTTAACAACTGTTTTATCTACACCTGATAAAGCTGACTTGGATCGTTCTGGTATCATTTCACCAAGTGAAGCGGTATTGCTTGGCTTTGCTTTAGCTCTAGATGCATTCGGCGCTGGGATTGGTGCATCCATGCTAGGATATGCCCCTATTCTAACCGCTTTGTTAATTGCTTGCATGAGTGGCGCTTTCTTATACCTAGGTTTAACAGCAGGCAGAATACTAACGAAAAATAGGCATATGCAACGACTCACCTTTCTTCCCCCGCTATTACTCATTACACTTGGCATAACAAATTTAGTTCATTAA
- the phnE gene encoding phosphonate ABC transporter, permease protein PhnE — translation MKESQFNQSLVIPVPPSKLKPFFTTVFIAVLLLWGGWQIEFSFTELLRGLPNMWDLIVQLVPPNWDYFSVITQPILETIRMAVVGTTLGGLIAFPLSILAARNVFSSAWITTSARFVLNLIRTIPELLLAALFVAVFGIGPIPGIFALMFFSIGIIAKLFYESIEAIDPGPLEAMTAVGANKLKWIFYGVVPQIMASFMSFFLYTFEINIRAAAVLGLVGAGGIGLYYEQTLGFLDYGKTASIIIYTLVVVLIIDYLSTRIREKLT, via the coding sequence ATGAAAGAATCACAGTTTAACCAGTCGCTAGTAATACCTGTTCCTCCATCTAAGCTAAAGCCTTTTTTTACAACAGTCTTCATAGCAGTGTTACTGCTTTGGGGAGGTTGGCAAATTGAATTTTCATTTACAGAGTTACTTCGTGGATTGCCGAATATGTGGGATCTTATTGTTCAATTGGTGCCGCCGAATTGGGATTATTTTTCGGTTATCACACAGCCGATTTTAGAAACCATTCGTATGGCGGTAGTTGGAACAACGCTTGGTGGTTTAATCGCATTCCCGTTATCAATTTTGGCAGCGCGGAATGTTTTCAGCTCTGCATGGATTACAACATCAGCCAGGTTTGTTTTAAATTTAATTCGTACGATACCTGAGTTGTTATTAGCTGCCTTATTTGTTGCCGTGTTTGGTATTGGACCTATACCAGGTATTTTTGCGCTCATGTTTTTTTCTATTGGTATTATTGCTAAGCTTTTTTATGAATCGATTGAAGCAATAGACCCTGGACCACTGGAGGCAATGACCGCAGTTGGTGCAAATAAATTAAAATGGATTTTTTATGGTGTCGTCCCGCAAATAATGGCATCATTTATGTCGTTCTTTCTATACACATTCGAAATTAATATCCGTGCGGCAGCAGTGCTTGGTTTGGTGGGAGCTGGGGGTATTGGTCTATATTATGAACAAACACTTGGATTTCTTGACTATGGGAAAACAGCTTCCATTATTATTTATACATTAGTAGTTGTTTTAATTATTGATTATTTGTCAACAAGAATAAGGGAGAAATTAACATGA
- a CDS encoding phosphate/phosphite/phosphonate ABC transporter substrate-binding protein, producing the protein MKKAKYVGLSLLLSIGFLSACGDDADNAQAKKGEEKLDELSVQFVPSQNADTLEAKAKPLEELLSEELDIPVEVSVSTDYNTIIEAMDSEQVDVGFLPPTAYVLAQEKGSGDVMLQAQRYGVNDDGSPTEELVDSYNSIFIVNEDSDIESVEDLKGKKIGYQNVTSSAGFVWPAATLLEAGIHPLNDVEPVTLKGHDQAVISLLNGDIDAAVTFQDARNVVASDYEDVFEETRIIEFTEPIPNDTVAIRPEINDEMKKAITDAFIAIGKDEEGQQIIRDIYSHEGYVESQDSNFDIVREYEEKVSKEVEK; encoded by the coding sequence TTGAAAAAAGCAAAATACGTAGGACTATCTTTATTACTTTCAATTGGATTTCTCTCTGCTTGTGGGGATGATGCGGATAATGCACAAGCAAAAAAAGGTGAAGAAAAATTAGACGAGCTCTCTGTGCAATTTGTTCCTTCACAAAATGCAGATACACTAGAGGCGAAAGCAAAGCCTTTGGAAGAATTACTTAGTGAAGAATTAGATATTCCTGTTGAAGTAAGTGTATCTACGGATTATAACACGATCATAGAAGCTATGGATTCAGAACAAGTGGATGTTGGATTTTTACCACCAACCGCCTATGTACTTGCACAAGAAAAAGGTTCAGGCGATGTCATGTTGCAAGCGCAGCGTTATGGTGTAAATGATGATGGTTCCCCAACAGAAGAATTAGTGGATTCATATAATTCTATCTTTATTGTCAATGAAGATTCTGATATTGAGTCTGTTGAAGATTTAAAAGGAAAGAAAATTGGTTATCAAAATGTAACATCTTCAGCAGGCTTCGTTTGGCCAGCAGCTACATTACTAGAGGCTGGTATTCATCCTTTGAACGATGTGGAGCCAGTAACATTAAAAGGGCATGATCAAGCGGTGATTTCTTTGTTAAATGGTGACATAGACGCAGCTGTAACGTTTCAAGATGCTCGTAATGTCGTTGCTAGTGACTATGAAGATGTTTTTGAAGAAACACGAATTATTGAATTTACGGAACCAATTCCGAATGATACCGTAGCGATTCGTCCTGAAATTAATGATGAAATGAAGAAAGCTATTACGGATGCTTTTATTGCTATTGGAAAAGACGAGGAAGGTCAGCAAATCATTCGTGATATTTATTCTCATGAAGGATACGTAGAATCACAAGATAGCAATTTTGATATTGTGAGAGAATATGAAGAAAAGGTAAGTAAAGAAGTAGAAAAATAA